The DNA segment CAATAATTATGAGAACTCCAGGGAACGATAAAGAACTATCCTTAGGATTTTTATACTCTGAAGGTGTAATAAATGGCATCGAAGATGTAGAAAAAGTGGTACAAAAAGATAAAAATACCGTAGAAGTCTGGGTAAATAGGCTTATGAAAGTTAAAACCAGAGAGCTAATAGTTAACTCCAGCTGTGGTGTTTGCGGAAGAGCGTTACTTTACACAATTTCAATACTAAAAAGTAACCTAAAAGTGTCTAAAAAATTAATATTTTCTTTACCTTCAATATTAAGAGAGAACCAAAACGCGTTCAACGTGACTGGAGGACTTCACGCTTCGGCACTTTTTGACGCATCGGGGAAGTTGCTGAAAATATATGAGGATGTAGGAAGGCACAACGCTGTAGATAAAATAGTAGGAAGCCTATTGATAGAAAAAGAAATACCCGCAGAAAAGTCAATATTGTTAGTAAGCGGAAGGTTAGGATACGAAATAGTAAGCAAGGGAATAAAGGCTGGAATTCCTATAATAGCGGGAATATCTGCACCCACAAGCTTAGCAGTAGAAATCGCTGAAGAGGCAGGAGTAACTCTCATTGGCTTTCTAAGGGGGGACAGTTTCAATATTTACTCACATAAGGAGAGATTAATATGACGAGATAAAAACGTAAAGCTCCTTATATAAGGGACTAGAAGGTCCGCTAAACATTAAATTTAGACAACAAAACCTCACAGACGCAA comes from the Acidianus infernus genome and includes:
- the fdhD gene encoding formate dehydrogenase accessory sulfurtransferase FdhD, producing MQIKRVSLERIREEEEISGEDYVAVEEPMHLEICKDNCETFAIIMRTPGNDKELSLGFLYSEGVINGIEDVEKVVQKDKNTVEVWVNRLMKVKTRELIVNSSCGVCGRALLYTISILKSNLKVSKKLIFSLPSILRENQNAFNVTGGLHASALFDASGKLLKIYEDVGRHNAVDKIVGSLLIEKEIPAEKSILLVSGRLGYEIVSKGIKAGIPIIAGISAPTSLAVEIAEEAGVTLIGFLRGDSFNIYSHKERLI